From Euwallacea similis isolate ESF13 chromosome 6, ESF131.1, whole genome shotgun sequence:
ATGGGGCATGCGGACTACTATCCCAATGGAGGAAGTTCTCAGCCCGGTTGCGGTATTGACCTCACTGGAGCCTGCTCCCACAGTAGAGCTTATGAATATTTCGCTGAAAGCTTGAAGTCTAATAATTTCGTCACTAAAAAATGTGACACTTACAGGAACTATGACAGGAATCGATGTGATAATAATGTTTCCAGTTACATGGGAGGATATCCGATTAAAGAGACGTGAGGAGGGTTTTGACAAGCTTTATTTGAGtaatatggatttttttacagGGAAGAAGGggaatattatttgaaaaccaGCAACGCTTCGCCATTCGCGCGAGGGTAGATCAGAAGTTGAGCGTATAGGGATTCTGCTGAGTAGTTCTAGAACCGCCACTACGatattaattgttaaattaaataaatgatacTATACCAGCATTGACTATAGTTTGATTTTAGTCAAAACAGCAACGACAGTATGACCCAGATTTCCCATTAGAATCTCGGAAACTGTAAAGAATTATAGattattttattctaaatttttcaaattaactgttaataaatcaaatagctgcctgtaattaaaaaaaattaagtcgCTTTATGGCGTTTTTCCTTACTGTGCTCAAAAACAACCTAAAGAAACCTTcggcaaaattttcaaataacgtttaaaaaattttcaaaatcggcaaatattcaaaattactcTGTACTGTGTTGTAAATTTTGGTTTGACCCAGCCCCGTAAAAGAACTACTTGCATGtacaagaaaaatttcattaaaattctgaaactttTAACTTTCTAACTatttaactttctttttttgataatcAATCACACTATATTTACTCATCATTTTATTTACGAGGTAGATCAAAAACACTTtactaaaatttacatacaaattatatatatgaaataaatgtaagGTTGTATAACTAAGCTGCAGCTGCAGCTGACTGTTGATGTActcttgtagataggtgttacttttaAGTTTGATAAATGTTAGATAAcatgtactatttttaagATCGATATACCCCTGAGATGCGACTCTGGGAGGAATTAATTGGAGCATGGGAATTTTCCATGCTAGACCTGATCGACATTGGAAACCCCCACAGTAAACTAGGTCGGCATTAGAACTGCCTGTAATAGACTTCGTCGGCCCTACAGTTGCaattccaattcccagctaaGACGCCACGGTTTAATGGGGCGGGTAAtgcagatggcaccctagccagggtagccaggcccatggtttatcatcatggattttagtatttaagtaTTTGCAGGGTATGTATAAGATCTCTTTTTTCTCGGTTCGGTAAGCCGTTGGCAATTCGGAAGCCGTGTCCACGCTCGTAAATTCATGAGGTATTCTGTCCTCCGTTTTGTTCACTTTGCGTTAATAAACGCACATTTATAATCCTTTCCCTGACCTgggatttcattataagatataaacaccatcctatatctacacaATTATCAAACTCGATCacttacataaatttaatacgtTTCAGAGCACAAGTGCAAAAACTGAGCGACTTTCTACCACAaaaactatacagggtggtcacgTTTACGACGCATtttatggggattttcgaaacggttaaagacACAACGTTgattaaatggagaaaaagtttcgtatttttatgctctgcaaaaagctgaaagcaaaattgaaatatcctacgtaattactaagatatcaaagtaataccaaaaaagtcgattttctgtttttgtctataacttatttatttttcatacaattattttgaaacttgggtgttctatattttccgctagtgtcttcaatatggaaaggtaaaaaatatcctagacctactagtttacgtgaaaataataccaactttcgattttcttatgggaggcatattggattttcgcatttttgaaaaacacgaaagatttccgtttcggcgaggtgcaacacaagggtcttctgaactattttataataaaaattaaaatatttaaatatttgttgaaaaatcaaGTAACACTggatttgtcaaggtcataattggtttccaagttactgactgtttttgacacataagtcaagtaacataaaaatacgaaaatttttctccatttaaccaaccttgtatctttaaccgtttcgaaaatccccatagaatgcgtcgtaaaagtgaccactTTATATATAGTTAATTGCTCTTTTTATTGTGTTAGAGATACACTGGTATATCTATCGCTAAGGACTAGCAGTTGGGTATAGATAGATATTCCTCAAGTATATGCTGCTGATAAGGTCAACTCGCTATTTTTACCTTTTCGAAATTAAATGACCTAAAGGTACAAAACTTGCTAGGTGAAGTGCTAATTAGGCAACAACACTAAGCCATTACGTGAGAAGATAATAATCCCAGTgcatacaaaaattttaattcccgCACTTAATATTGACAATGGTTgtttttttcactttcatCCTCTTTAATAGCATCATCAACTATTTTGATACCTAAACTCTTCAAAAACACTCAACTGATTAGACTGTTATGCATTCCATACCCCCAGCAGatttgaaaacaatgtttATCGCTACGGAGTGTAAGCTGGAGGAAAAAATTTGTCTCTTCAAAAATTTGTACCAGCaccaaaaacgttttaaaaccAGATAAATCTACTGTTTCCTCAAAATTTCGTCGACCCCTTCGAAAAACTTCGAAATACACATCTAATAGCACAATAATCCTCTCAGAGTGACTTACCTCTGATCCAAATTaccttttgtttttcatttttttaagtacgtATTCTTAGTGAAAtcctaattaaaaataaatcccatttaaaataccCTGATTTTGACGATAACCTTATCTTTACCATAATTTATAAACCACCGTACCAGAAGTCATTTTAGTAGTTTCGCCACGGGCGGTGTTCAAAGAGACTCCAGgatgaaatattttgtgattttGTTGGCAGTTTTTGCTGCTACTTCAGCTAAATCAGGTAAAATAATATCATCACCGATTATGTCAATCAACTACTTATTCAATATAGTGACTCTACTGAAGAGTTTGGAAATAACTGATGAGCTGATCAATAATCCAAGATATCTGCTTCTTGAGAGGAACAATGGAGTGTTTCAAGTTGAAGATTTAGAAACTGCTGGAAACAACACGTTGCTTTCCGTTTCTAACTCACAAGTGGCGTTTTACGTCTACACTCCTAACAATCTTTCAggtaaaaatttcttattaaactctctagataaaaaaatctgaaaatatttcctaCAGGTACCAAAATAAGGGCAAACCAAGCAACGAACATAGTCGGGTTAACAGGTTTCTCTCTGAACAGAGATACAGTGGTAATCATTCATGGATGGAACAACCATTACCTCTCTCCAGTTAACGTGGAAATCAGAAATGCACTTCTGCCTCGAAAAAATATCAACGTGATTGTTGTAGATTGGAGTGCAATTGCAGGGGGCACCTACATCAGTTCCCAAGGATCAGTTGTGGCTGTTGGGAATCACGTTGGAAACTTCTTGATTACATTAAATAACGAATTAGGCTACCGTTTGAACAGAGTCACCCTAGTCGGACATTCACTTGGAGCTCACGTTTCTGGTAAAACtacaatatttcaatttctgacctaatttcaaatattttaggaaatGCTGGAGCCAGAACCATCGGGTTAATAAATACAATCATCGGTTTGGACCCTGCAGGCCCATTGTTCACTGAAAGCAACATCAACAACCGCCTGGATCCCACCGATGCAAACTACGTTCATGTAATCCACACCAATGACGGGCTACTAGGATTTCGTATCAATATGGGTCATAGTGATTACTATCCCAATGGAGGGTCTACTCAGCCTGGATGCGGCATCGACTTGGCTGGAACGTGCGCCCATTCCAGGGCTTACGTTTATTATGCTGAAAGCATTAGCAATAACCACTTCTTGTCCACTCATTGTAACAGTTACGATGCCTTCCAAAATGGTCTGTGCAGCCTGAATCCAACCGGTCGTTTGGGATACTTTCCTGTGGTCAGATCAACGTAAGATTTCATTCTTGAGCTTTTGAGTGTACCAATAATCTGTATTCACAGGCGAAAGGGACAGTACTATCTTCAAACTAATAGCGCCTCGCCATTTGCTAGAGGTTAAATAGAAATggatatttcatattttaaattttagttattgaTGGAATCTATTATTGGAAAACAGAAGTAtcataatacaataattaatttgatgtattttttaatctgaCGTACTTCtcaaagtttgaaaactgGTCAAAAGTAATTAGGTATGCCTACCCATTGTTCCTCTGTTCTATATTCATAGGACCAGTTAAGTTTTCAGGAAAATCGTATAAGTTACAATTATCATCCTTCCACCATAACTGGACGAACATCAGCATTAAAAACAGCTTTACACACAAAGTTTCGCTCCCTAATAGTTTCTCAAACTTTCAGAGAGCTCCATTTTGAGATCGATCGAGGAAAATAAATTGTGGGATTACGTTTTAGAATATCcttcaataaatcaaaaaggaTGCTTTTTAACTACGATAGCCTTCTTAATATGCTGTCCTTCCTTATGATAACCTTCTTAGAATATTAGCCTGAAGGCTCAGCTTATAAAAAGTTTCAGGGGATACaactacaatttttcaaaggaAGTAGATTAAGTTTTGGTCATGGACcgacaataattattaataattgcagagAAGACCCCGAGGATTGAACAACTTTTAttcgtataaaaaaaaaggagtaataaaaattagaaggaaaaaaataacgaCATTTAAATGTAACTACACATTTACTATAGCTTTGAAGCGATTTTATAAACTTACTCACGCCCTTCTAAGAACGCCCAAATGGAGTTGCAGTGTTAGTTTCCAAGTAAAACAATCCCTTCGCACtacaacaaagaaaaatacaaaattttaccaatcaaaacatatattatatatttcaatttacctCCTATCAATGTTGCTCAGTCCCCCCATAAAGACCCTCCCCCCATGGCAATTCGACGTAAGCAACTCATCCCAAGTCGCACAATTAACAGCCATAAACTGATTGTCGCTAATAGACTCCACGAAATAATTCCAAGCCCTATTGTGAGAGCAGCTTCCAATTATGTCGATTCCACAACCTGCCTGTCTAGAACCTCCATTTGGGTAATAGTCCGCATGTCCAACTGGATCGATCATGCCCAAAGTTCCAGCATTAGTGTGAATTACCTTAGTTTGTATTAGTTTGGTAAAAACCCATTAAGGTCTACTAAAAAATAGCAATCATACCTGCACATATTGAGCATCGGTTGGGTGAACGCTGTAAGAGAGGTCTTGAGAATTGATGCCTGGTCCAGCAGGATCTAAAGCTACGAGAGTTCCAATATTTCCTTCTAAGTTTTTGCCCACAGTGGCGGCAACATGGGCTCCTAAAGAAAATCCTACCAAAGTGACGTTGTCCGCAGAGTAGTCATAGTATGTATAAATTGACTGGATGAGTTCTGCAGTTAAGGCTCCTATAGTAGGTACTGCATCACGGGCAATGCTGTagctaaacaataaaaacactCCTACAATCTCAATTTATGCCCCTAAATCAACACGTACAGTTGTGTGGAGAAAGAACTCCAGTCGACCTTAATGATGTTGGCATCAATTTTTGTGAGAACAGCAGATCTGAtataagtattaaaatttgactcATAATTGTCTAGCCAACCATGGATTAATACAATTGTCGGTAAATTTGGGTTAAAAGCGTCCACGATAATATTGAAAGCTGAATCTTCAGGTGACCGG
This genomic window contains:
- the LOC136409550 gene encoding pancreatic triacylglycerol lipase-like produces the protein MKYFVILLAVFAATSAKSVTLLKSLEITDELINNPRYLLLERNNGVFQVEDLETAGNNTLLSVSNSQVAFYVYTPNNLSGTKIRANQATNIVGLTGFSLNRDTVVIIHGWNNHYLSPVNVEIRNALLPRKNINVIVVDWSAIAGGTYISSQGSVVAVGNHVGNFLITLNNELGYRLNRVTLVGHSLGAHVSGNAGARTIGLINTIIGLDPAGPLFTESNINNRLDPTDANYVHVIHTNDGLLGFRINMGHSDYYPNGGSTQPGCGIDLAGTCAHSRAYVYYAESISNNHFLSTHCNSYDAFQNGLCSLNPTGRLGYFPVVRSTRKGQYYLQTNSASPFARG
- the LOC136409551 gene encoding pancreatic lipase-related protein 2-like codes for the protein MYFSLVLSCLLAFASCENIKREAVSYIIYSRSNLDGSISRSPEDSAFNIIVDAFNPNLPTIVLIHGWLDNYESNFNTYIRSAVLTKIDANIIKVDWSSFSTQLYSIARDAVPTIGALTAELIQSIYTYYDYSADNVTLVGFSLGAHVAATVGKNLEGNIGTLVALDPAGPGINSQDLSYSVHPTDAQYVQVIHTNAGTLGMIDPVGHADYYPNGGSRQAGCGIDIIGSCSHNRAWNYFVESISDNQFMAVNCATWDELLTSNCHGGRVFMGGLSNIDRSAKGLFYLETNTATPFGRS